Proteins from a single region of Flavobacterium sp. YJ01:
- a CDS encoding M3 family metallopeptidase, producing MSVLTQYFNTKHNTAPFSQIKIEDYVPAFNEGIALAKAEIDAIVNNPDAPTFENTIVAMDFSGDILDRLSSIFFNLNSAETNDEMQKIAQEVSPLLSEFGNDIRLNADLFAKVKAVYEQKESLGLNPEQTTLLDKKYKSFSRNGANLPEDKKNQLREIDKELSKLSLQFGENVLAETNNFELHLTDEKDLSGLPEGTIEAARLLAKNQEKEGWIFTLDHPSYVPFLTYADNRELRKKMAIAFGAKAFQNNEFDNQENVLKIAKLRHERANLLGYKTHAHFVLEERMAESPEKVFSFLNDLLAKAKPAAQKEFAELTAFAKELDGIEQLEKWDGAYYSEKLKQQLFNLDDEKLKPYFQLEKVLDGAFTVAKKLYGLTFTEVFDIDKYHEEVTTYEVKDANNNLVSIFYADFFPRKGKRNGAWMTSFKSQYVKDGVNERPHISNVCNFTKPTETKPSLLTFNEVTTLFHEFGHGLHGMLANTVYPSLSGTSVYWDFVELPSQIMENWCYEPEALALFANHYETGEIIPIEYVQKIKESASFQEGLATLRQLSFGLLDMAWHGQDPTSITDLKAFETEQFANTQLYPDVKENAMSTAFSHIFQGGYSSGYYSYKWAEVLDADAFEYFHENGIFNEEIAKKFKDNVLSKGGTEHPMTLYKRFRGQEPKPEALLKRAGLL from the coding sequence ATGAGCGTTTTAACACAATACTTCAATACCAAACATAACACCGCACCTTTTTCGCAAATTAAAATCGAAGATTATGTTCCTGCTTTCAACGAAGGAATTGCTTTGGCTAAAGCCGAAATTGATGCAATCGTAAATAATCCAGATGCACCGACTTTTGAAAACACCATTGTCGCAATGGATTTTTCGGGTGATATTTTAGATCGTCTTTCGAGTATTTTCTTCAATTTGAATTCGGCTGAAACGAATGACGAAATGCAGAAAATTGCTCAGGAAGTTTCGCCTTTACTTTCAGAATTTGGAAATGACATTCGTTTGAATGCTGATTTATTTGCAAAAGTAAAAGCGGTTTACGAGCAAAAAGAAAGTTTAGGTTTAAATCCTGAACAAACGACTTTATTAGATAAAAAATACAAAAGCTTCTCCAGAAACGGAGCTAATTTGCCGGAAGACAAGAAAAATCAATTACGGGAAATCGACAAAGAATTATCGAAATTGAGTTTGCAGTTCGGCGAAAATGTTTTGGCAGAAACCAATAATTTCGAATTACATTTGACTGATGAAAAAGATCTTTCTGGATTGCCAGAAGGTACAATCGAAGCGGCAAGATTATTAGCTAAAAACCAAGAAAAAGAAGGCTGGATTTTCACTTTAGATCATCCAAGTTATGTTCCGTTTTTGACTTATGCTGATAATCGCGAATTGCGTAAGAAAATGGCAATTGCGTTTGGAGCAAAAGCATTTCAGAATAATGAATTCGACAATCAAGAAAATGTTTTAAAAATTGCCAAACTTCGTCATGAAAGAGCCAATTTATTAGGTTACAAAACACATGCACATTTTGTTCTGGAAGAAAGAATGGCCGAAAGTCCAGAGAAAGTTTTTTCTTTTTTGAATGATTTATTGGCAAAAGCCAAACCAGCGGCTCAAAAAGAATTTGCAGAATTAACTGCTTTCGCGAAAGAATTAGACGGAATCGAACAGTTAGAAAAATGGGACGGCGCTTATTATTCTGAAAAATTAAAACAACAGCTTTTTAATTTAGATGATGAAAAACTGAAACCTTATTTTCAATTAGAAAAAGTTTTAGACGGTGCATTTACCGTTGCCAAAAAATTATACGGTTTAACTTTTACCGAGGTTTTTGATATCGATAAATACCATGAAGAAGTTACCACTTACGAAGTAAAAGATGCTAATAACAATTTAGTTTCTATTTTCTACGCAGATTTCTTCCCAAGAAAAGGAAAAAGAAACGGCGCATGGATGACTTCATTCAAATCGCAATATGTAAAAGACGGCGTAAACGAAAGACCGCATATTTCGAACGTTTGTAATTTTACAAAACCAACTGAAACAAAACCATCTTTATTGACTTTTAATGAAGTAACCACTTTATTTCACGAATTTGGACACGGTTTACACGGAATGTTAGCAAATACGGTTTATCCAAGTTTATCTGGAACTTCTGTTTACTGGGATTTCGTAGAATTACCAAGTCAGATTATGGAGAATTGGTGTTACGAACCAGAAGCTTTGGCTTTGTTTGCGAATCATTATGAAACGGGAGAAATTATTCCGATTGAATATGTTCAAAAAATTAAAGAAAGTGCGAGTTTCCAAGAAGGTTTAGCAACGTTGCGTCAATTAAGTTTTGGATTGTTAGATATGGCATGGCACGGACAAGATCCAACTTCTATTACAGATTTAAAAGCTTTCGAAACGGAACAATTTGCTAACACGCAATTATATCCTGATGTAAAAGAAAATGCAATGAGTACAGCATTTTCTCATATTTTCCAAGGTGGTTATTCTTCTGGATATTACAGCTACAAATGGGCTGAAGTTCTGGATGCGGATGCTTTTGAATATTTCCATGAAAATGGAATTTTCAACGAAGAAATTGCTAAGAAATTCAAAGACAATGTTCTTTCAAAAGGAGGAACAGAACATCCTATGACTTTATACAAACGTTTTAGAGGTCAAGAACCAAAACCTGAAGCTTTGTTGAAAAGAGCAGGATTACTTTAA
- a CDS encoding type II toxin-antitoxin system RelE/ParE family toxin codes for MNVIWAPQAKKDFWNNIDYLEAEWSEKVALGFIEKVNTTIELLKNDNVLFIKTNFKSVYKIVITKHISLYYRIENTNLELLRFWNTFQDTKKFKL; via the coding sequence ATGAATGTAATTTGGGCTCCACAAGCTAAAAAAGACTTTTGGAACAACATTGATTATTTAGAAGCAGAATGGTCTGAAAAAGTTGCTCTTGGATTCATCGAAAAAGTAAATACCACAATAGAACTTTTAAAAAATGACAATGTTTTATTTATAAAAACAAACTTCAAAAGCGTTTATAAAATTGTCATTACCAAACATATTTCACTTTATTATCGTATCGAAAACACTAATTTAGAATTACTTCGCTTTTGGAATACTTTTCAGGATACGAAGAAATTCAAATTATGA
- the purE gene encoding 5-(carboxyamino)imidazole ribonucleotide mutase — protein sequence MSKVAIIMGSISDMPVMQDAIDILKQFNVEVEVDIVSAHRTPEKLFDFSKNAHTRGISVIIAGAGGAAHLPGMVASMSPLPVIGVPVKSSNSIDGWDSVLSILQMPGGVPVATVALNGAKNAGILAAQIIGSHDKKVLDTIISYKEELKAAVNKAAEGLKK from the coding sequence ATGAGCAAAGTAGCCATTATAATGGGAAGCATCTCAGACATGCCAGTTATGCAGGATGCAATCGACATATTAAAACAATTTAATGTAGAAGTTGAAGTAGATATCGTTTCGGCACATAGAACGCCAGAGAAATTATTCGATTTCAGTAAAAATGCACATACTCGCGGTATTTCGGTAATTATTGCTGGTGCGGGGGGTGCAGCGCATTTACCTGGAATGGTGGCTTCTATGTCTCCACTTCCTGTAATTGGAGTTCCTGTAAAATCAAGTAATTCTATTGATGGCTGGGATTCCGTATTATCAATTCTGCAAATGCCGGGCGGTGTTCCAGTTGCAACGGTTGCTTTAAACGGTGCAAAAAACGCCGGAATTTTAGCGGCACAAATCATCGGAAGCCACGATAAAAAAGTTTTAGACACTATCATTTCTTATAAAGAAGAATTGAAAGCGGCTGTTAATAAAGCGGCTGAAGGTTTGAAAAAGTAA
- a CDS encoding 5-(carboxyamino)imidazole ribonucleotide synthase: MNYFSSDFKLGILGGGQLGKMLLSDTRKFDIQTYVLDPSDEAPSKIACNKFFQGDLMDYETVYNFGKQVDVLTFEIELVNLEALTQLENEGVKVYPSPKTLKGIQNKGTQKDFYAESNIPTAAYLRFESPLHLQKSVGNNEITIPFVWKCTEFGYDGNGVKVIRQISDMDDLPNVECIAETMVPFKNELAVIVVRNPSGEIKTYPVVEMEFHPEANQVEYVICPARIDEKVAEKARAIALNVSEKFNHVGLLAVEMFQTNEDEILVNEVAPRPHNSGHYSIEASYTSQFENHLRAILDLPLGNTDSKVAGIMVNLVGAEGFSGDVVYENIETILGWDGVTPHIYGKKQTRPFRKMGHVTIVNENMQEARRIAQEVKNTIKVISQ; the protein is encoded by the coding sequence ATGAATTATTTTTCTTCTGATTTTAAATTAGGAATATTAGGCGGCGGACAATTAGGCAAAATGCTTTTGTCTGACACCAGAAAATTTGACATCCAAACTTATGTTTTAGATCCAAGTGACGAAGCACCAAGTAAAATTGCCTGCAACAAATTCTTTCAAGGCGATTTAATGGATTATGAAACGGTTTACAACTTCGGAAAACAAGTCGATGTTTTGACTTTTGAAATCGAATTGGTAAATCTTGAAGCTTTAACGCAATTAGAAAACGAAGGCGTAAAAGTATATCCGTCTCCAAAAACCTTAAAAGGAATTCAGAATAAAGGAACTCAAAAAGATTTTTATGCAGAAAGCAATATTCCGACCGCAGCATATTTACGATTTGAAAGTCCGCTACATTTGCAAAAATCAGTTGGAAATAACGAAATCACAATTCCATTTGTATGGAAATGCACTGAATTTGGTTACGACGGAAATGGCGTAAAAGTTATTCGTCAGATTTCAGACATGGATGATTTACCAAATGTAGAATGTATTGCAGAAACAATGGTTCCGTTCAAAAACGAATTGGCGGTAATTGTAGTTAGAAATCCATCGGGAGAAATTAAAACCTATCCCGTTGTAGAAATGGAATTTCACCCAGAAGCAAACCAAGTTGAATACGTAATCTGCCCAGCCAGAATTGATGAAAAAGTAGCAGAAAAAGCCAGAGCAATTGCTTTAAACGTTTCAGAAAAGTTCAATCACGTTGGACTTTTGGCTGTTGAAATGTTTCAAACCAATGAAGATGAAATTTTGGTAAACGAAGTTGCTCCTCGCCCACACAATTCTGGACATTATTCTATTGAAGCAAGTTATACTTCACAATTCGAAAATCATTTACGCGCTATTTTAGATCTTCCGTTAGGAAACACAGACAGTAAAGTTGCCGGAATTATGGTAAATTTAGTGGGTGCTGAAGGATTTTCTGGAGACGTAGTTTACGAAAACATCGAAACAATTTTAGGATGGGATGGCGTTACACCTCATATTTACGGAAAAAAACAAACGCGTCCGTTTAGAAAAATGGGACACGTGACAATCGTAAATGAAAACATGCAGGAAGCGAGACGAATTGCACAGGAAGTTAAGAATACTATTAAAGTGATTTCTCAATAG
- a CDS encoding TonB-dependent receptor — protein MISKKYFLLLSVLFISRNSLAQEKEVQNIDSTKTQKLNEVLISPLHINRDLQKSPASIGVLSEKELLRNNTTDISNVINTIPGVFMQSSNITTTRISIRGIGARTPYGTNKIRAFYGSIPLTSGNSETVIDDIDLQNINQIEIIKGPLSSVYGAGLGGAILISPQTLKKGNYKAEVSSVFGSYGLLKNRISFDLNEKESSLNLSYHNLKTDGWRQNSAYNREGITLGGELFRKKNSKLTYFSNYTYLKAYIPSSINKTTFENNPQAGAPTWVASKGFKEYKSTLGGLAYDFSINENLKNSTSIFINYKDSNEPRPFDILRQYTFAAGVRTQFSGDFNIGKIKNQFIAGLEYFRDNYSGNTFQNLYQQNNGNGSLQGDQLTATDQKRHFYNVFSQIRTLLSDQFEIQAGLNYNKTKFDLQNDFPASANNPKEKYSYDGIFSPQLSFLFKPNEIRTFYFSVSRGFSLPATEETLTSTGNINQNIKPETGYNFELGGKLHFFNKKLYTQIAVYRMEIKDLLVAKRIGDDQYEGVNAGKTFHEGIEISLNHHWSINRIFNLNSYIGTSIGKYEFKEFVDNGNDFSGNKLTGVPANTASAGFNLNTNSGFYFSADFQFTDKIPMNDSNANFSDSYSLLNLKTGYQFEILSGLTTHLDAGINNVMNEKYASMILTNATGVGNAAPRFYYPGLPVNYYGIISLNYVF, from the coding sequence ATGATTTCTAAAAAATATTTTCTTCTTCTTTCTGTTCTTTTTATTTCTAGAAATAGTTTAGCACAGGAAAAAGAAGTCCAAAATATTGATTCTACCAAAACTCAAAAACTAAACGAAGTTTTAATTAGTCCGCTTCATATTAATCGAGATTTGCAAAAAAGCCCCGCCTCTATTGGTGTTTTATCCGAGAAAGAATTGCTTCGAAATAACACGACAGATATTAGCAATGTCATTAATACGATTCCGGGTGTTTTTATGCAATCTTCAAATATTACGACAACCCGAATTTCGATTCGCGGAATTGGCGCGAGAACTCCATACGGAACCAATAAAATTAGAGCATTCTATGGAAGTATCCCTTTGACTTCTGGAAATAGCGAAACGGTTATTGACGATATTGATCTTCAAAACATCAATCAGATTGAAATTATAAAAGGACCGCTTTCGAGTGTTTACGGCGCAGGTTTGGGCGGTGCAATTTTAATTTCGCCTCAAACTTTAAAAAAAGGAAATTATAAAGCCGAAGTAAGTTCTGTTTTTGGTTCTTACGGATTATTGAAAAATAGAATTTCTTTTGATTTGAATGAAAAAGAATCTTCTTTAAATCTGAGCTATCACAATTTAAAAACCGATGGTTGGCGCCAAAACAGTGCGTACAATCGCGAAGGAATTACACTCGGAGGAGAATTATTTCGAAAGAAAAACAGCAAATTGACTTACTTTTCTAATTATACTTATTTAAAAGCCTACATTCCAAGTTCGATTAATAAAACGACTTTCGAAAATAATCCGCAAGCGGGCGCACCGACTTGGGTTGCTTCAAAAGGATTCAAAGAATACAAATCAACTTTAGGCGGATTGGCTTATGATTTTTCAATTAATGAGAATTTAAAAAACTCGACTTCGATTTTTATCAACTATAAGGACAGCAACGAACCGCGTCCGTTTGATATTTTGCGTCAATATACTTTTGCAGCGGGCGTGCGAACTCAGTTTTCGGGAGATTTTAATATCGGAAAAATCAAAAATCAATTTATTGCTGGATTGGAATATTTCAGAGATAATTATAGCGGAAATACTTTTCAAAATCTTTATCAGCAAAATAATGGAAACGGAAGTTTACAAGGAGATCAACTTACGGCAACTGATCAAAAAAGGCATTTTTATAATGTTTTTTCGCAAATTAGAACTTTACTTTCCGACCAATTTGAAATTCAGGCAGGATTAAATTACAACAAAACCAAATTTGACCTTCAAAATGATTTTCCCGCTTCCGCGAATAATCCGAAGGAAAAATATAGTTATGACGGCATTTTTTCGCCTCAACTTTCGTTTTTATTTAAACCAAATGAAATTCGAACGTTTTACTTTTCTGTAAGCCGAGGATTTTCTCTTCCCGCAACCGAAGAAACTTTAACTTCAACAGGAAATATTAATCAAAACATTAAACCAGAAACGGGTTATAATTTTGAATTGGGTGGAAAACTTCATTTTTTCAATAAAAAATTATACACTCAAATTGCCGTTTACAGAATGGAAATTAAAGATTTATTGGTTGCTAAAAGAATTGGCGACGATCAATACGAAGGTGTAAATGCTGGGAAAACGTTTCATGAAGGAATCGAAATTTCATTAAATCACCATTGGTCAATAAATCGAATTTTCAATTTAAACTCTTACATCGGAACATCAATCGGAAAATATGAATTTAAAGAATTTGTCGATAACGGAAATGATTTTTCTGGAAACAAATTAACTGGAGTTCCTGCCAATACAGCAAGCGCAGGTTTCAATTTAAATACGAATTCAGGGTTTTACTTTTCAGCTGATTTTCAGTTCACAGATAAAATTCCAATGAATGATTCAAATGCTAATTTTTCAGATTCTTATTCTTTATTAAACTTAAAAACCGGATATCAATTTGAAATTTTATCAGGTTTAACAACACATCTAGATGCCGGAATTAATAATGTTATGAACGAAAAATACGCTTCGATGATTTTAACCAATGCAACTGGAGTTGGAAATGCAGCACCAAGATTTTACTATCCTGGATTGCCAGTAAATTATTACGGAATTATCTCATTAAATTACGTATTTTAG